One Streptomyces mobaraensis NBRC 13819 = DSM 40847 DNA segment encodes these proteins:
- the ppgK gene encoding polyphosphate--glucose phosphotransferase: MDAFGVDIGGSGIKGAPVDLTRGVLAVERHKVLTPHPATPDAVADRVKEVLDHFGWSGGPVGATFPGVVTGGVTRTAANVDKGWIGRDAAALLGARIGAPVTVLNDADAAGVAEMTFGAGRGRTGTVIVLTFGTGIGSAVFTGGRLVPNTELGHLELDGHDAETRASSRAKEEGDLGWHHWARRVQKYLRHVEALFSPELFVIGGGVSRKADRFLPLIEGVSAEIVPAELENDAGIVGAAMAAAGSVPAPPPAAA, translated from the coding sequence ATGGACGCATTCGGTGTGGACATCGGCGGATCGGGCATCAAGGGCGCTCCGGTCGATCTGACCCGCGGGGTACTGGCGGTGGAGCGCCACAAGGTGCTCACCCCGCACCCGGCCACCCCCGACGCGGTCGCCGACCGTGTCAAGGAGGTCCTGGACCACTTCGGCTGGTCCGGAGGCCCGGTCGGGGCCACCTTCCCCGGCGTGGTCACCGGCGGTGTCACCAGGACCGCCGCCAACGTCGACAAGGGCTGGATCGGCCGGGACGCCGCCGCCCTGCTCGGCGCGAGGATCGGCGCCCCGGTGACGGTGCTGAACGACGCGGACGCGGCCGGCGTCGCCGAGATGACCTTCGGCGCCGGGAGGGGCCGCACGGGCACCGTCATCGTGCTCACCTTCGGCACCGGCATCGGCAGCGCCGTCTTCACCGGCGGCCGGCTCGTCCCCAACACCGAACTCGGCCACCTGGAGCTCGACGGCCACGACGCCGAGACGCGGGCGTCCAGCCGGGCCAAGGAGGAGGGCGACCTCGGCTGGCACCACTGGGCACGCCGGGTGCAGAAGTACCTGCGGCACGTCGAGGCGCTGTTCTCGCCCGAGCTCTTCGTCATCGGCGGGGGCGTCAGCCGCAAGGCGGACCGGTTCCTGCCGCTGATCGAGGGCGTCAGTGCCGAGATCGTGCCCGCTGAGCTGGAGAACGACGCGGGGATCGTGGGGGCCGCGATGGCCGCCGCCGGGTCTGTGCCCGCCCCTCCGCCCGCCGCCGCCTGA
- the glpX gene encoding class II fructose-bisphosphatase — MTDHHLPSQLEVSPEAPDRNLALELVRVTEAGAMASGRWVGRGDKNGADGAAVRAMRALIHTVSMNGVVVIGEGEKDNAPMLYNGERVGDGTGPECDVAVDPVDGTTLTAKGMANAVSVLAVADRGSMFDPSAVFYMDKLVTGPEAADFVDINAPVAVNIRRIAKAKRSSPEDVTVVVLDRPRHDGIVKEIREAGARIKFISDGDVAGAIMAAREGTGVDLLLGIGGTPEGIIAACAIKCLGGTIQTKLWPKDDAERQRALDAGHDLDRVLCTDDLVSGDNVFFVATGITDGDLLRGVRYRAETATTQSLVMRSKSGTIRQIDSVHRLSKLRAYSAIDFERPS; from the coding sequence ATGACCGATCACCATCTCCCGTCCCAGCTTGAGGTCAGCCCGGAGGCCCCGGACCGCAACCTCGCCCTGGAGCTGGTCCGGGTGACCGAGGCGGGCGCCATGGCCTCGGGCCGCTGGGTCGGCCGCGGAGACAAGAACGGCGCCGACGGCGCCGCCGTCCGCGCCATGCGCGCGCTCATCCACACCGTGTCGATGAACGGCGTCGTCGTCATCGGCGAGGGCGAGAAGGACAACGCCCCGATGCTCTACAACGGTGAGCGCGTCGGCGACGGGACCGGCCCGGAGTGCGACGTGGCCGTGGACCCGGTGGACGGCACCACGCTGACCGCCAAGGGCATGGCCAACGCCGTCTCCGTGCTCGCCGTCGCCGACCGCGGCTCGATGTTCGACCCCTCGGCCGTCTTCTACATGGACAAGCTGGTCACCGGCCCCGAGGCCGCGGACTTCGTCGACATCAACGCCCCGGTGGCCGTGAACATCCGCCGGATCGCGAAGGCGAAGCGTTCCTCCCCCGAGGACGTCACGGTCGTCGTGCTCGACCGGCCGCGCCACGACGGCATCGTCAAGGAGATCCGCGAGGCGGGAGCCCGCATCAAGTTCATCTCCGACGGCGACGTGGCCGGCGCGATCATGGCGGCGCGCGAGGGCACCGGCGTCGACCTGCTGCTGGGCATCGGCGGTACGCCCGAGGGCATCATCGCCGCCTGTGCCATCAAGTGCCTCGGCGGCACCATCCAGACGAAGCTGTGGCCCAAGGACGACGCCGAGCGGCAGCGGGCGCTCGACGCCGGGCACGACCTGGACCGGGTGCTCTGCACCGACGACCTGGTCAGCGGGGACAACGTGTTCTTCGTCGCGACCGGCATCACCGACGGCGACCTGCTGCGCGGGGTGCGCTACCGCGCGGAGACGGCGACCACGCAGTCGCTGGTCATGCGGTCCAAGTCCGGGACGATCCGGCAGATCGACTCGGTGCACCGGCTGTCGAAGCTCCGGGCGTACAGCGCGATCGACTTCGAGCGCCCCAGCTGA
- a CDS encoding Txe/YoeB family addiction module toxin, protein MRLVFEDQGWEDYTSWLKNDRKMLARINKLIEDVRRDPFSGIGKPEPLKYHLPGAWSRRIDDEHRLVYLVTEKEIIILAARYHY, encoded by the coding sequence TTGAGGCTCGTCTTCGAGGATCAGGGCTGGGAGGACTACACGTCCTGGCTCAAGAACGACCGCAAGATGCTCGCCCGGATCAACAAGCTCATCGAGGACGTCAGGCGTGACCCGTTCTCAGGGATCGGCAAGCCCGAACCTTTGAAATACCACCTGCCCGGCGCGTGGTCGCGGCGGATCGACGACGAGCATCGCCTCGTCTACTTGGTGACGGAGAAGGAGATCATCATCCTTGCGGCTCGGTACCACTACTGA
- a CDS encoding 4-hydroxy-3-methylbut-2-enyl diphosphate reductase, protein MDRMTATSARKVLLAAPRGYCAGVDRAVIAVEKALEQYGAPVYVRHEIVHNTYVVKTLEKKGAIFVDETFEVPEGNIVIFSAHGVAPVVHEEAARGKLATIDATCPLVTKVHKEAVRYAREDYDILLIGHEGHEEVIGTSGEAPDHIQLVDGPEDVANVEVRNPDKVVWLSQTTLSVDETMETVGALKNKFPNLLSPPSDDICYATQNRQTAVKKMGAEADLVIVVGSKNSSNSVRLVEVALGAGARAAHLVDYAEEIDEAWLEGVSTVGVTSGASVPEILVEGVLEWLAARGYEDVETVKAAEESITFSLPKELRRDLRAEAAAAVAGSPTASGDATEG, encoded by the coding sequence ATGGACCGCATGACTGCAACCAGCGCTCGAAAGGTCCTGCTCGCCGCCCCCCGTGGCTACTGCGCGGGTGTGGACCGTGCCGTGATCGCCGTCGAGAAGGCCCTGGAGCAGTACGGCGCGCCGGTGTATGTGCGCCATGAGATCGTCCACAACACATACGTGGTGAAGACCCTGGAGAAGAAGGGCGCGATCTTCGTCGACGAGACGTTCGAGGTGCCCGAGGGCAACATCGTCATCTTCTCCGCCCACGGCGTCGCCCCGGTCGTCCACGAGGAAGCCGCACGCGGGAAGCTGGCCACCATCGACGCGACCTGCCCGCTGGTGACCAAGGTCCACAAGGAGGCCGTGCGCTACGCGCGCGAGGACTACGACATCCTCCTGATCGGCCACGAGGGCCACGAGGAGGTCATCGGCACCTCCGGCGAGGCCCCCGACCACATCCAGCTCGTCGACGGCCCCGAGGACGTGGCGAACGTCGAGGTCCGAAACCCGGACAAGGTCGTCTGGCTCTCCCAGACCACCCTCTCCGTCGACGAGACCATGGAGACCGTCGGCGCCCTGAAGAACAAGTTCCCCAACCTGCTCTCCCCGCCCTCGGACGACATCTGCTACGCCACGCAGAACCGGCAGACCGCGGTGAAGAAGATGGGCGCAGAGGCCGACCTCGTCATCGTCGTCGGCTCCAAGAACTCCTCCAACTCCGTCCGCCTGGTCGAGGTCGCCCTCGGCGCCGGCGCCCGCGCCGCCCACCTGGTCGACTACGCCGAGGAGATCGACGAGGCGTGGCTGGAGGGCGTGTCCACCGTGGGCGTCACCTCCGGCGCCTCCGTCCCCGAGATCCTCGTCGAAGGCGTCCTCGAATGGCTCGCCGCCCGCGGCTACGAGGACGTCGAGACCGTCAAGGCCGCCGAGGAGTCCATCACCTTCTCCCTCCCCAAGGAACTCCGCCGCGACCTCCGCGCCGAGGCTGCGGCGGCCGTCGCGGGCTCGCCCACCGCCTCGGGAGACGCGACGGAGGGGTGA
- a CDS encoding APC family permease: MPAPSAPPFPESGAGRDGALRRTLALRDLVVYGLLFIAPMAPVGVFGTLVAKAHGAVAAVYLVATAAMGFTAYSYARMVRVVPRAGSVYAYARVGLGEGPGFAAGWMALLDYLLIPAVAYLFSGIAMNALVPAVHPWVWTALAVVVTTGLNLSGVRVAALAGFVVLAVEIAVLCVFVAAAAWALAADGPRRGWLTPLTGEGAFDKGAVLTAVSVAVLSYLGFDAIAAFAEEAAGGPGRVARAVLTCLVAAGVLFLVQTYLAALLVPLSAAELGADPARQGTAFYDTVDASTGRWLHDLVAASKAGGAAFAALSGQAAAGRLLFAMARDRRLPGALAVVDRGTGVPRRAVLGAAVVTLVAAVWAARRGDGLDRLVSVVDVGALVAFGLLHLSVIGWFAVRRRMRCGIVRDVLVPLVGLAVVVAVLVRAAAAAQVVGAVWLGVGVAVLAVQGAGARGAR; the protein is encoded by the coding sequence ATGCCGGCACCTTCAGCACCCCCCTTCCCGGAGTCCGGCGCCGGCCGGGACGGCGCGCTCCGCCGCACGCTGGCCCTCCGGGACCTCGTCGTCTACGGGCTGCTGTTCATCGCCCCGATGGCGCCGGTCGGCGTCTTCGGCACGCTGGTGGCGAAGGCGCACGGCGCGGTCGCCGCGGTGTACCTGGTGGCGACGGCCGCGATGGGGTTCACCGCGTACTCCTACGCGCGGATGGTGCGGGTGGTGCCGCGGGCCGGTTCGGTGTACGCCTACGCGCGGGTGGGGCTGGGCGAGGGGCCCGGGTTCGCCGCGGGGTGGATGGCGCTGCTCGACTACCTGCTGATCCCCGCGGTGGCCTATCTGTTCTCGGGGATCGCGATGAACGCCCTGGTGCCGGCCGTGCACCCGTGGGTGTGGACGGCGCTCGCGGTCGTGGTGACGACCGGACTCAACCTGTCGGGCGTACGGGTCGCGGCACTGGCGGGGTTCGTGGTGCTGGCGGTGGAGATCGCGGTGCTGTGCGTCTTCGTGGCCGCGGCGGCCTGGGCGCTGGCCGCGGACGGGCCGCGGCGCGGCTGGCTCACACCGCTGACCGGCGAGGGCGCCTTCGACAAGGGTGCCGTGCTCACGGCGGTGTCGGTGGCGGTGCTGTCGTACCTGGGGTTCGACGCGATCGCCGCGTTCGCGGAGGAGGCGGCGGGAGGGCCGGGGCGGGTGGCCCGCGCGGTGCTCACCTGTCTGGTGGCGGCGGGCGTCCTTTTCCTCGTCCAGACGTATCTGGCGGCGCTGCTCGTACCGCTGTCCGCGGCGGAGCTGGGCGCCGACCCGGCTCGGCAGGGTACGGCCTTCTACGACACGGTGGACGCCTCGACCGGGCGGTGGCTGCACGATCTCGTCGCGGCGAGCAAGGCGGGCGGCGCCGCTTTCGCCGCTCTGTCCGGGCAGGCGGCCGCCGGACGTCTGCTGTTCGCGATGGCTCGGGATCGGCGGCTGCCGGGCGCTCTGGCGGTCGTCGACCGGGGTACGGGGGTGCCGCGGCGGGCGGTGCTGGGTGCTGCCGTCGTGACGCTGGTCGCGGCGGTGTGGGCGGCTCGGCGGGGGGACGGGCTGGATCGGTTGGTGTCGGTGGTGGATGTGGGGGCGTTGGTGGCTTTTGGGTTGTTGCATTTGTCGGTCATCGGGTGGTTCGCGGTACGGCGGCGGATGCGGTGCGGCATCGTTCGGGACGTGCTTGTGCCGCTGGTCGGGTTGGCTGTGGTGGTCGCGGTGCTGGTGCGGGCGGCGGCAGCGGCCCAGGTGGTGGGAGCGGTGTGGTTGGGGGTGGGGGTGGCGGTGCTCGCGGTTCAGGGTGCGGGGGCGCGCGGGGCGCGGTGA
- a CDS encoding type II toxin-antitoxin system Phd/YefM family antitoxin: MSITASEARKELFPLIKKVNENHEAIEIVSKHGNAVLVSAEDYAALREGSYLLRSPVNARRLLKAYENALTNINVSERELIDPDSADADAGAA; this comes from the coding sequence ATGTCCATAACCGCCAGCGAAGCCCGCAAGGAACTCTTTCCGCTGATCAAGAAGGTCAACGAGAATCACGAGGCCATCGAGATCGTCTCGAAGCACGGCAACGCCGTGCTCGTCTCGGCCGAGGACTATGCGGCGCTGCGCGAGGGGTCGTACCTGTTGCGCTCCCCGGTGAACGCCCGCCGGCTGCTCAAGGCGTATGAGAACGCCCTGACGAACATCAATGTGTCGGAGCGCGAGCTGATCGATCCGGACTCGGCGGACGCGGATGCGGGTGCCGCTTGA
- a CDS encoding malonic semialdehyde reductase produces MTLALDSAAQDLLFREAHTANAFTDAPVTDEQMQALYDLIKYAPTAFNQSPLRIVLVRSEEARERLVAHMSEGNQAKTKAAPLVAILAADNEFHEELPALFPHFPQAKDVFFGERPVREKSAELNAALQAGYFILGVRAAGLAAGPMTGFDAEGIRKEFLDGDHTPMLVVNIGKPSEDAYRPRSPRLAYDQVVSVV; encoded by the coding sequence ATGACTCTCGCCCTGGACTCCGCCGCGCAGGACCTGCTCTTCCGCGAGGCCCACACGGCCAACGCGTTCACCGACGCGCCCGTCACCGACGAGCAGATGCAGGCGCTCTACGACCTGATCAAGTACGCCCCCACGGCGTTCAACCAGTCGCCGCTGCGCATCGTCCTGGTCCGCTCCGAGGAGGCCCGCGAGCGCCTCGTCGCCCACATGTCCGAGGGCAACCAGGCCAAGACCAAGGCGGCGCCGCTGGTCGCGATCCTGGCCGCCGACAACGAGTTCCACGAGGAGCTCCCGGCGCTGTTCCCGCACTTCCCGCAGGCCAAGGACGTCTTCTTCGGCGAGCGCCCGGTCCGTGAGAAGTCCGCCGAGCTGAACGCCGCGCTGCAGGCCGGCTACTTCATCCTGGGCGTCCGCGCCGCCGGCCTGGCCGCCGGCCCGATGACCGGCTTCGACGCCGAGGGCATCCGCAAGGAGTTCCTGGACGGCGACCACACCCCGATGCTCGTCGTCAACATCGGCAAGCCGTCGGAGGACGCCTACCGTCCACGCTCCCCGCGTCTGGCCTACGACCAGGTCGTGTCGGTCGTCTGA
- the ychF gene encoding redox-regulated ATPase YchF, with amino-acid sequence MSLTIGIVGLPNVGKSTLFNALTKNDVLAANYPFATIEPNVGVVGVPDARLTKLAEIFGSQKILPATVDFVDIAGIVRGASEGEGLGNKFLANIRESDAICQVIRAFKDENVVHVDGKVSPKDDIETINTELILADLQTIEKVLPRLQKESRIKKDVAPKVAAVEAAKAILEEGNTLFSAGIVQGSEKAELLHDLHLLTTKPFLYVFNVDEDELTDDAFKAEQRALVAPAEAIFLNAKLEADLAELDEEDAMELLQSVGAEEPGLATLARVGFDTLGLQTYLTAGPKESRAWTIKKGATAPEAAGVIHTDFQKGFIKAEVISFDDLVTCGSVAEARSAGKARMEGKDYVMADGDVVEFRFNV; translated from the coding sequence GTGTCGCTCACGATCGGAATCGTCGGTCTGCCCAACGTCGGCAAGTCGACGCTGTTCAACGCCCTGACCAAGAACGACGTGCTGGCGGCCAACTACCCGTTCGCCACCATCGAGCCCAATGTGGGCGTCGTCGGCGTCCCCGACGCCCGGCTGACCAAGCTGGCGGAGATCTTCGGCTCGCAAAAGATCCTCCCCGCCACCGTCGACTTCGTCGACATCGCCGGCATCGTGCGCGGCGCCTCCGAGGGCGAGGGCCTGGGCAACAAGTTCCTCGCGAACATCCGCGAGTCCGACGCGATCTGCCAGGTCATCCGCGCCTTCAAGGACGAGAACGTCGTCCACGTCGACGGCAAGGTCTCGCCCAAGGACGACATCGAGACCATCAACACCGAGCTGATCCTCGCGGACCTCCAGACCATCGAGAAGGTACTGCCGCGCCTGCAGAAGGAGTCGCGGATCAAGAAGGACGTCGCCCCCAAGGTGGCGGCGGTCGAGGCGGCCAAGGCCATCCTGGAGGAGGGGAACACCCTCTTCTCCGCCGGCATCGTCCAGGGCTCGGAGAAGGCGGAGCTCCTGCACGACCTGCACCTCCTCACCACCAAGCCGTTCCTCTACGTCTTCAACGTGGACGAGGACGAGCTGACGGACGACGCCTTCAAGGCCGAGCAGCGCGCCCTGGTCGCCCCCGCCGAGGCCATCTTCCTCAACGCCAAGCTGGAGGCGGACCTCGCCGAGCTCGACGAGGAGGACGCCATGGAGCTCCTCCAGTCCGTCGGCGCCGAGGAACCCGGCCTCGCCACCCTCGCCCGCGTCGGCTTCGACACCCTCGGCCTCCAGACCTACCTGACGGCCGGCCCCAAGGAATCCCGCGCCTGGACCATCAAGAAGGGCGCCACCGCCCCCGAGGCCGCCGGCGTCATCCACACGGACTTCCAGAAGGGCTTCATCAAGGCCGAGGTCATCTCCTTCGACGACCTCGTCACCTGCGGCTCGGTAGCCGAGGCCCGCTCGGCGGGCAAGGCCCGAATGGAGGGCAAGGACTATGTGATGGCGGACGGGGACGTGGTGGAGTTCCGCTTCAACGTCTGA
- a CDS encoding WhiB family transcriptional regulator, giving the protein MSARDQAGPWHSEAVCRRDEAGLFFAPSKEPTAARLSREEAAKRVCARCPVMVECREHALLQPEPYGVWGGLTAAERRVVLARRRRRDAELQRSTRVAAAG; this is encoded by the coding sequence ATGTCCGCGCGGGATCAGGCCGGCCCCTGGCATTCGGAGGCGGTGTGCCGCCGGGACGAAGCCGGTCTGTTCTTCGCACCGTCGAAGGAGCCCACGGCGGCACGTCTGTCCCGCGAGGAAGCCGCCAAACGCGTCTGCGCGCGCTGCCCCGTGATGGTCGAGTGCCGGGAGCACGCGCTGCTCCAGCCCGAGCCGTACGGCGTGTGGGGCGGCCTCACCGCCGCCGAGCGCCGCGTCGTGCTGGCCCGCCGGCGGCGCCGGGACGCGGAGCTGCAGCGCTCCACCCGGGTGGCCGCGGCGGGATAG
- a CDS encoding DUF6542 domain-containing protein, translated as MEQPGARITQHRTRRTAPVPRPAAPVGQGRGAPVGRERAGRTPPPLLRALRRDQRQQRDQPVRLTGLGSGLLAVVAMLVAGTVVARLGAGSPVAYGVLFTLCCAVCALGVRPAELVAAPVSAPIAFAAGALPVTAATAGSGGLGGRVMALVGFLSLQAGWLYGGTLLAALIVLGRRVLLVRRRRAEGRAQTRRRPSRPPRSPRRSPAQRARSRH; from the coding sequence GTGGAGCAACCCGGCGCACGCATCACCCAGCACAGGACCCGTCGCACGGCCCCGGTGCCCCGCCCGGCCGCCCCGGTGGGGCAGGGCAGAGGGGCGCCGGTCGGGCGGGAGCGGGCGGGCCGCACCCCGCCGCCGCTGCTGCGCGCGCTCCGGCGGGACCAGCGGCAGCAGCGGGACCAGCCGGTCCGGCTGACCGGCCTGGGCAGCGGGCTCCTGGCCGTGGTGGCGATGCTGGTCGCGGGGACGGTGGTCGCCCGGCTGGGCGCCGGTTCCCCCGTCGCCTACGGGGTTCTCTTCACGCTCTGCTGCGCGGTCTGCGCGCTGGGGGTGCGGCCGGCCGAGCTGGTGGCCGCGCCGGTGAGCGCGCCCATCGCGTTCGCCGCGGGCGCGCTGCCCGTCACGGCCGCCACCGCCGGTTCCGGCGGGCTCGGCGGCCGGGTGATGGCGCTGGTCGGCTTCCTGTCGCTGCAGGCCGGCTGGCTGTACGGCGGGACGCTGCTCGCCGCGCTGATCGTCCTCGGCCGCCGGGTGCTGCTGGTCAGGCGGCGGCGGGCGGAGGGGCGGGCACAGACCCGGCGGCGGCCATCGCGGCCCCCACGATCCCCGCGTCGTTCTCCAGCTCAGCGGGCACGATCTCGGCACTGA
- a CDS encoding DUF4245 domain-containing protein, translated as MAGRNGKNKTVRNMLLSLAVTVPVAGTGYLVLPHEGSGRDPVKTVEYRVETASARRAAPYPVLAPEGLGADWRATSVWYRQQRGEGKVWHLGFIDPDTEYVQIEQSDGPADDFIADSTQHAEPTKRTQRVGGTVWQRYEGDKYNALVRTEHGATTVIAGTASDRRLAEMAAALRDGKADPKANEKADPKPDGKPSGKAQD; from the coding sequence GTGGCAGGCAGGAACGGGAAGAACAAGACGGTACGGAACATGCTGCTGTCGCTGGCGGTGACGGTTCCGGTGGCGGGCACGGGCTACCTGGTGCTCCCGCACGAGGGCAGCGGTCGCGACCCGGTGAAGACGGTCGAGTACCGGGTGGAGACCGCCTCCGCCCGGCGCGCGGCGCCGTACCCGGTGCTGGCCCCCGAGGGGCTCGGCGCCGACTGGCGGGCGACCTCGGTCTGGTACCGCCAGCAGCGCGGCGAGGGCAAGGTGTGGCACCTGGGCTTCATCGACCCGGACACCGAGTACGTCCAGATCGAGCAGAGCGACGGCCCGGCGGACGACTTCATCGCGGACTCCACGCAGCACGCGGAGCCGACCAAGCGGACGCAGCGGGTGGGCGGCACCGTCTGGCAGCGCTACGAGGGTGACAAGTACAACGCCCTGGTGCGGACGGAGCACGGGGCGACGACGGTGATCGCGGGGACCGCGTCCGACCGCCGGCTCGCGGAGATGGCCGCCGCGCTCCGGGACGGGAAGGCGGACCCGAAGGCGAACGAGAAGGCGGACCCGAAGCCGGACGGGAAGCCGAGCGGCAAGGCGCAGGACTGA
- the xseA gene encoding exodeoxyribonuclease VII large subunit, whose product MALTTSPDAPLPVGQVSRLIGGWIDRLGAVWVEGQITQLSRRPGAGVVFLTLRDPSHDISLSVTCYRAVFDRVADVVTEGARVVVHAKPEWYAPRGSLSLRAAEIRPVGVGELLARLEQLRKSLAREGLFDAGRKRPLPFLPQLIGLVCGRASAAERDVLENARHRWPAVRFEVRNVPVQGVHAVPKVVEAVQELDALDEVDVIIVARGGGSVEDLLPFSDEQLVRAVAACRTPVVSAIGHEPDSPLLDLVADLRASTPTDAAKRVVPDVGEELARVEQLGGRALRAVTTLLDREERGLAAVRARPCMERPQRMVEEREEQVEGLLGRARRTFGHLLDRADSELTHTHARVVALSPAATLRRGYAVLQHTDGSVVRAADEVAAGEELRARVAEGTFTVRAEGPAD is encoded by the coding sequence ATGGCCCTCACCACCTCCCCCGACGCCCCCCTCCCCGTCGGCCAGGTCTCCCGCCTCATCGGGGGATGGATCGACCGGCTCGGTGCCGTCTGGGTCGAGGGGCAGATCACGCAGTTGTCGCGGCGGCCGGGGGCGGGGGTGGTGTTCCTGACGCTGCGGGACCCGTCGCACGACATCTCGCTCTCGGTGACCTGCTACCGCGCGGTGTTCGACCGGGTCGCGGACGTCGTGACCGAGGGTGCGCGGGTCGTGGTGCACGCGAAGCCGGAGTGGTACGCGCCGCGCGGGTCGTTGTCGCTGCGGGCGGCGGAGATCCGGCCGGTGGGGGTCGGGGAGCTGCTGGCGCGGCTGGAGCAGCTGAGGAAGTCGTTGGCGCGGGAGGGGCTGTTCGATGCCGGGCGGAAGCGGCCGCTGCCGTTCCTGCCGCAGTTGATCGGCCTGGTCTGCGGGCGGGCGTCGGCCGCCGAGCGGGACGTGCTGGAGAACGCCCGGCACCGGTGGCCGGCCGTCCGCTTCGAGGTGCGGAATGTGCCGGTGCAGGGGGTGCACGCGGTGCCGAAGGTGGTCGAGGCGGTCCAGGAGCTGGACGCGCTCGACGAGGTGGACGTGATCATCGTCGCGCGCGGCGGCGGCAGCGTGGAGGACCTGCTGCCGTTCTCGGACGAGCAGTTGGTCCGGGCGGTGGCCGCGTGCCGGACGCCGGTGGTGTCGGCGATCGGGCACGAGCCGGACTCGCCGCTCCTCGACCTGGTCGCCGACCTGCGGGCCTCGACGCCCACCGACGCGGCCAAGCGCGTCGTCCCGGACGTGGGCGAGGAACTGGCGCGCGTCGAGCAGCTGGGAGGCCGGGCGCTGCGCGCGGTGACGACGCTGCTGGACCGGGAGGAGCGCGGGCTGGCGGCCGTAAGGGCGCGGCCGTGCATGGAGCGTCCGCAGCGGATGGTGGAGGAGCGCGAGGAGCAGGTGGAGGGGCTGCTGGGGCGGGCGCGGCGGACGTTCGGGCATCTGCTGGACCGTGCCGACTCGGAGCTGACGCACACCCACGCCCGGGTGGTGGCGCTCTCCCCCGCCGCGACGCTGCGGCGCGGCTACGCCGTCCTGCAGCACACCGACGGTTCGGTGGTCCGGGCCGCGGACGAGGTGGCGGCGGGCGAGGAGCTGCGGGCGCGGGTCGCCGAGGGGACGTTCACCGTACGCGCCGAGGGGCCGGCCGACTGA
- a CDS encoding type II toxin-antitoxin system Phd/YefM family antitoxin — MTQPLPIESIRDVRAHLAEVVERADRDDVPTVITRRGKQVAAVVSIEVLRKYQEWDEREINRIIDERMANPAPGIPIEDIMRETLARSE; from the coding sequence ATGACACAGCCACTGCCCATAGAGTCCATCCGCGATGTCCGGGCGCATCTGGCCGAGGTCGTGGAGCGAGCCGACCGGGACGACGTACCCACCGTGATCACCCGACGCGGCAAGCAGGTCGCCGCCGTCGTCTCCATCGAGGTGCTGCGCAAGTACCAGGAGTGGGACGAGCGCGAGATCAACCGGATCATCGACGAGCGTATGGCCAACCCAGCGCCCGGCATCCCGATCGAGGACATCATGAGGGAGACGCTGGCGCGCAGTGAGTGA
- a CDS encoding type II toxin-antitoxin system RelE family toxin produces the protein MSEYRTVFRPEAQAELRKVPRDTALRILAKLTELENDPLGFNTTALVSQPDRRRLRVGDYRVIYTIDNGELVVWVVHVGHRSTITTSERS, from the coding sequence GTGAGTGAGTACCGCACCGTCTTCCGGCCCGAGGCTCAGGCCGAGCTACGCAAGGTCCCGCGAGACACGGCCCTCCGCATTCTGGCCAAGCTGACCGAGTTGGAGAACGACCCACTGGGGTTCAACACCACAGCCCTCGTCTCCCAGCCCGACCGCCGTCGCCTGCGTGTGGGCGACTATCGCGTGATCTACACGATCGACAATGGCGAGCTGGTGGTGTGGGTGGTACACGTCGGACACCGCTCCACCATCACGACGTCTGAACGCTCCTGA
- a CDS encoding exodeoxyribonuclease VII small subunit, with amino-acid sequence MAKTGESGTGTGADEELSALGYEQARDELIEVVRRLETGGQTLEESLALWERGEALARVCRHWLEGARARLDAALSAPEATEGESGADGG; translated from the coding sequence ATGGCGAAAACGGGTGAGTCCGGCACCGGTACCGGCGCGGACGAGGAGCTGAGCGCGCTCGGCTACGAGCAGGCACGGGACGAGCTGATCGAGGTCGTCCGGAGGCTGGAGACCGGCGGCCAGACGCTGGAGGAGTCGCTGGCCCTGTGGGAGCGCGGCGAGGCGCTGGCCCGGGTGTGCCGGCACTGGCTGGAGGGGGCGCGGGCGCGGCTGGACGCGGCGCTCTCCGCGCCCGAGGCGACGGAGGGGGAATCGGGGGCCGACGGGGGCTGA